One segment of Theobroma cacao cultivar B97-61/B2 chromosome 9, Criollo_cocoa_genome_V2, whole genome shotgun sequence DNA contains the following:
- the LOC18589667 gene encoding lignin-forming anionic peroxidase — MPSFQMTAIVLLLSVMLGGSNAQLSPTFYSNTCSDVVSIVRGVLEQAVQNDIRVGAKIIRAHFHDCMVNGCDGSLLLDDDAANGIVSEKDTPPNETIEAFQIVDDIKTALENSCPGVVSCADILALGSQIGVSLAGGPTWQVPLGRRDSRTANQAGTSGIPSPLDDFDELQRKFRDVGLDDSTDLVALSGAHTFGRARCSTFSHRIGTDTTLDPTFSQVLGQICPEGGNGDVLTNLDSSTADDFDNNYYTNLQNNRGLLQTDQSLFSTAGANTVSIVNRFANSQTDFFDTFVQSMINLGNLSPLTGNNGEIRANCRRIN; from the exons ATGCCTTCATTTCAAATGACAGCCATTGTTCTTCTCCTTTCTGTGATGTTGGGAGGGTCCAATGCTCAGCTTAGCCCCACGTTTTACTCCAACACATGCTCTGACGTGGTAAGCATTGTACGTGGGGTACTGGAGCAGGCTGTCCAAAACGACATCCGAGTtggtgccaaaatcattcgtGCTCATTTCCACGATTGCATGGTCAAT GGTTGTGATGGATCACTTTTGCTAGATGATGATGCTGCAAATGGCATAGTTAGTGAAAAGGACACGCCCCCCAACGAAACAATCGAGGCATTTCAAATTGTTGATGACATTAAAACCGCACTAGAGAATTCCTGTCCAGGAGTTGTATCATGTGCTGATATTTTGGCCCTTGGATCTCAAATTGGAGTTTCATTG GCTGGAGGTCCAACATGGCAAGTACCGCTAGGAAGAAGAGACAGTAGGACTGCAAACCAAGCTGGAACTTCTGGAATCCCATCTCCTTTGGACGACTTCGACGAGCTGCAGCGAAAATTTAGAGACGTTGGACTTGATGATTCTACAGATCTGGTTGCTTTGTCAG GTGCGCATACATTTGGTCGTGCTCGATGCTCAACTTTCAGTCACCGCATTGGCACAGACACGACCTTGGACCCAACATTTTCTCAAGTACTTGGACAAATATGTCCTGAAGGCGGGAACGGTGATGTCTTAACAAATCTTGATTCATCAACTGCTGATGATTTTGACAACAACTACTACACAAACCTCCAGAACAACCGCGGCCTTCTCCAAACTGATCAGTCTTTGTTTTCAACCGCTGGAGCTAACACAGTGTCCATTGTCAATAGGTTCGCTAATAGCCAAACCGACTTCTTTGATACCTTCGTTCAATCCATGATCAATTTGGGCAACCTAAGCCCTTTGACAGGGAACAATGGAGAGATCAGGGCAAATTGCAGAAGGATCAATTAG